A stretch of Stenotrophomonas indicatrix DNA encodes these proteins:
- a CDS encoding flagellar basal body-associated FliL family protein — MAAAADKTKKTADKDKTAKPRSPILITALVAVLAAGAAGGGVWFFTQSKHEDKAAQAPKKTTTPAPAQYFALEPAFVVNLNGSIDGPRYLQVEVQLMTRDPAALEAIKTHAPAIRARLLMLFSQVSPQQIADIAGKQKLQADSLAEVQKVLKAETGSNGADDLLFTSFVTQ; from the coding sequence GTGGCCGCAGCCGCTGACAAAACCAAGAAGACCGCCGACAAGGACAAGACCGCCAAGCCGCGCAGTCCGATCCTGATCACCGCCCTGGTCGCCGTACTGGCCGCCGGTGCCGCCGGTGGCGGCGTCTGGTTCTTCACCCAGTCCAAGCACGAAGACAAGGCCGCGCAGGCGCCGAAGAAGACCACCACCCCGGCCCCGGCCCAGTACTTCGCGCTGGAACCGGCATTCGTGGTCAACCTCAACGGCTCGATCGACGGCCCGCGCTACCTGCAGGTGGAAGTGCAGCTGATGACCCGCGATCCGGCCGCGCTGGAAGCGATCAAGACCCATGCCCCGGCCATCCGCGCGCGCCTGCTGATGCTGTTCTCGCAGGTCAGCCCGCAGCAGATCGCCGACATCGCCGGCAAGCAGAAGCTGCAGGCCGATTCGCTGGCCGAAGTGCAGAAGGTGCTGAAGGCCGAGACCGGCAGCAACGGTGCCGACGACCTGCTGTTCACCAGCTTCGTGACCCAGTAA
- a CDS encoding FliH/SctL family protein, whose protein sequence is MSNVVRWLAPDLLAQPEPVLDQDEAFELTEPDPEHEPEPPLQLPTLEEIQAIQDSAEKEGFDQGHADGFSQGQAEVRRLVAQIEGILDNFGRPLARLENEVVGALGELAVRIAGALVGRAYEADPALLGQLVGEAIDAVGGSNREVEVRLHPDDITALAPLLTLSPQQRLVPDTSLSRGDLRVHAEAVRIDGTLEARLRGALDAVIRQTGAIA, encoded by the coding sequence GTGAGCAACGTCGTGCGCTGGCTTGCCCCGGACCTGCTGGCCCAGCCCGAACCGGTGCTGGACCAGGACGAGGCCTTCGAACTCACCGAGCCGGACCCGGAGCATGAGCCCGAGCCGCCGTTGCAGCTGCCGACCCTGGAGGAAATCCAGGCGATCCAGGACAGCGCCGAGAAGGAAGGTTTCGACCAGGGCCATGCCGATGGCTTCAGCCAGGGCCAGGCCGAAGTGCGCCGCTTGGTCGCGCAGATCGAGGGTATCCTCGACAACTTCGGCCGGCCGCTGGCACGCCTGGAAAATGAAGTGGTCGGCGCCCTCGGCGAACTGGCGGTACGCATTGCCGGTGCGCTGGTAGGCCGTGCATACGAGGCCGATCCGGCGCTGCTGGGACAACTGGTCGGCGAGGCGATTGACGCCGTCGGCGGCAGCAACCGCGAGGTGGAAGTACGCCTGCACCCCGATGACATCACCGCCCTCGCCCCGTTGCTGACCCTGTCGCCGCAGCAGCGCCTGGTGCCTGACACCAGCCTGAGCCGTGGCGACCTGCGCGTGCATGCCGAAGCGGTACGCATCGACGGCACCCTGGAAGCCCGCCTGCGCGGCGCGCTGGACGCCGTGATCCGCCAGACCGGAGCCATCGCATGA
- the fliP gene encoding flagellar type III secretion system pore protein FliP (The bacterial flagellar biogenesis protein FliP forms a type III secretion system (T3SS)-type pore required for flagellar assembly.) yields MRVTRSRLATLLPWLSLIALCLLPALAFAAPGAPTTPLPDINVGKIGGAPVSLPLQTLLLMTAITLIPSMLLVLTSFTRIIIVLGLLRQALGTGQTPSNQVLLGLALFLTAMIMLPTWDKAWSTGMAPYLNGEIDFQTAWTLTTTPLRAFMLAQIRETDLMTFAGIAGHGTYASPDAIPFPVLVASFVTSELKTAFEIGFLIFIPFVIIDLVVASVLMSMGMMMLSPMLVSAPFKILLFVLVDGWVLTVGTLAASFNPA; encoded by the coding sequence ATGCGTGTGACCCGTTCCCGTCTTGCCACCCTGCTGCCGTGGCTGAGCCTGATCGCCCTGTGCCTGCTGCCTGCGTTGGCGTTCGCCGCCCCGGGCGCGCCGACCACGCCGCTGCCGGACATCAACGTCGGCAAGATCGGCGGTGCGCCGGTCAGCCTGCCGTTGCAGACACTGCTGTTGATGACGGCGATCACCCTGATCCCGTCGATGCTGCTGGTGCTGACCTCCTTCACCCGCATCATCATCGTGCTGGGCCTGCTGCGGCAGGCGCTGGGCACCGGCCAGACGCCGTCCAACCAGGTCCTGCTGGGCCTGGCCCTGTTCCTCACCGCAATGATCATGCTGCCGACCTGGGACAAGGCCTGGAGCACCGGCATGGCGCCGTACCTCAATGGCGAGATCGACTTCCAGACTGCCTGGACGCTGACCACCACGCCGCTGCGCGCCTTCATGCTGGCGCAGATCCGCGAGACCGACCTGATGACCTTCGCCGGCATCGCCGGTCACGGCACCTACGCCAGCCCTGATGCGATTCCGTTCCCGGTGCTGGTCGCGTCGTTCGTCACCAGCGAACTGAAGACCGCCTTCGAGATCGGCTTCCTGATCTTCATCCCGTTCGTGATCATCGATCTGGTCGTGGCCAGCGTACTGATGTCGATGGGCATGATGATGCTGTCGCCGATGCTGGTCTCTGCGCCGTTCAAGATCCTGCTGTTCGTGCTGGTCGATGGTTGGGTGCTGACCGTCGGCACGCTGGCGGCCAGCTTCAATCCGGCCTGA
- the fliN gene encoding flagellar motor switch protein FliN, whose product MNDIDALEPTPAQFSNLQADEATGPDLNLDVILDVPVTLSLEVGRARLPIRNLLQLNQGSVVELERGAGESLDVFVNGTLIAHGEVVVINDRFGVRLTDVVSPSERIRRLR is encoded by the coding sequence ATGAACGATATCGACGCCCTCGAACCGACCCCGGCCCAGTTCAGCAACCTGCAGGCCGATGAAGCGACCGGCCCGGATTTGAACCTGGACGTGATCCTCGATGTGCCGGTGACGCTGTCGCTGGAAGTCGGCCGCGCCCGCCTGCCGATCCGCAACCTGCTGCAGCTCAACCAGGGTTCGGTGGTAGAGCTGGAACGGGGTGCCGGCGAATCGCTGGACGTGTTCGTCAACGGCACGCTGATCGCCCATGGCGAAGTGGTGGTGATCAACGACCGCTTCGGCGTGCGCCTGACCGATGTGGTCAGCCCCAGCGAGCGGATCCGGAGACTGCGTTGA
- the fliJ gene encoding flagellar export protein FliJ, with product MIQSKRIDPLLKRAQEHEDAVARDLAERQNVLDTHLSRLDELRRYAEEYANAQMAATSPAQLLNRRAFLDRLDSAVEQQQQTVNGNLEKVEAERARLILASRDKAVLEQLAASYRAQEKVVTDRRDQREMDDIGARRARLAQTEDQDDGEQGGRS from the coding sequence ATGATCCAGTCCAAGCGCATCGACCCCCTGCTGAAGCGGGCCCAGGAACACGAGGACGCGGTCGCCCGCGACCTGGCCGAACGCCAGAACGTGCTCGACACCCATCTGTCGCGCCTGGACGAACTGCGGCGCTACGCCGAGGAGTACGCCAACGCGCAGATGGCCGCGACCAGCCCGGCGCAGCTGTTGAACCGGCGCGCATTCCTGGACCGGCTGGACAGCGCGGTGGAACAGCAGCAGCAGACCGTCAACGGCAACCTCGAAAAAGTGGAGGCCGAACGCGCGCGCCTGATCCTGGCCAGCCGTGACAAGGCCGTGCTGGAGCAGCTGGCCGCCAGCTACCGCGCGCAGGAAAAAGTGGTGACCGACCGCCGCGACCAGCGCGAGATGGATGACATCGGCGCACGCCGCGCGCGCCTGGCACAGACCGAAGACCAGGACGATGGCGAGCAGGGAGGCCGGTCGTGA
- a CDS encoding flagellar hook-length control protein FliK: MPSPLSSNASAPTPGGSGNAGSTRASRSDSGKDFGQMLQGGSASTGTPGTATNASNPATPANAATPPDGNPGKATPRPTDGEAAATDASTSTPAVPATSAASDDKDTPANADDAPWPPLGLAGLMLAVPTGVDPAPVLPPPAASDAEGGALPSAALAPAAAAVATNASQGAAAPAASAPASAAGDDEASGLPLPELVMGGKALDRADDGDSLQIGDRAPPAPLQPPLPAALQDLKAALASNAVFNGEPTPKPVLGDDGFDQAIGARIGWLADQKIGHAHIRLNPEDLGPVDVRLQMNGDKVHASFSSPHVDVRQALESSLPRLRELLGEQGFQLAHADVGQQHSGDGTPGSPAGGGGRGGDGEPSLGDTTVSASQLIRQRGLLDAYA, from the coding sequence ATGCCCTCTCCGTTGAGCAGCAACGCCAGCGCACCGACGCCCGGCGGCAGTGGCAATGCCGGCAGCACACGCGCCTCGCGCAGCGATTCCGGCAAGGATTTCGGCCAGATGCTGCAGGGCGGCAGCGCCTCGACCGGCACGCCCGGTACCGCCACAAACGCCAGCAATCCGGCAACACCGGCCAACGCTGCAACACCACCCGACGGCAACCCGGGCAAGGCGACGCCGCGGCCGACCGACGGCGAAGCAGCCGCCACGGACGCCAGCACATCGACACCTGCTGTACCGGCAACGTCGGCTGCCAGCGACGACAAGGACACCCCGGCCAACGCGGACGACGCGCCCTGGCCGCCACTCGGATTGGCCGGCCTGATGCTGGCCGTGCCCACCGGCGTCGATCCGGCGCCTGTGCTGCCGCCGCCAGCGGCCAGCGATGCCGAAGGTGGCGCGCTGCCCTCCGCTGCACTGGCACCCGCGGCCGCCGCAGTGGCGACCAACGCGAGCCAGGGCGCGGCAGCGCCGGCCGCCAGCGCTCCGGCATCCGCTGCCGGCGATGATGAGGCCAGTGGCCTGCCGTTGCCGGAGCTGGTGATGGGTGGCAAGGCATTGGATCGTGCCGACGACGGTGACAGCCTGCAGATCGGCGACCGCGCACCTCCGGCGCCGCTGCAGCCCCCCCTGCCCGCCGCCCTGCAGGACCTGAAGGCCGCACTGGCCAGCAATGCCGTCTTCAATGGCGAACCGACTCCGAAGCCGGTGCTGGGCGATGATGGTTTCGACCAGGCCATCGGCGCGCGCATCGGCTGGCTGGCCGACCAGAAGATCGGCCATGCCCACATCCGCCTCAATCCGGAAGACCTGGGGCCGGTGGACGTGCGCCTGCAGATGAACGGTGACAAGGTCCATGCCAGCTTCAGCAGCCCGCATGTGGATGTACGCCAGGCGCTGGAAAGCAGCCTGCCGCGCCTGCGTGAACTGCTGGGCGAGCAGGGCTTCCAGCTGGCCCATGCCGATGTCGGCCAGCAGCACAGTGGCGACGGCACTCCGGGCAGCCCGGCGGGCGGCGGCGGTCGTGGTGGTGACGGAGAACCGTCACTGGGCGACACCACGGTGTCGGCGTCGCAGCTGATCCGCCAGCGCGGGTTGTTGGACGCGTACGCCTGA
- the fliO gene encoding flagellar biosynthetic protein FliO, with protein sequence MSLLATTLAVATTAPQISQHAPAAPSLFGAVLALLAVLALVIGLGWLLKRLPGSGFRPAEGMKLVASLNVGAKERVVVVEVNGQQLLLGVTAGGINALHTLPEPLPPPAPVRVPDLKNLPNFAQLLQQRLRKDP encoded by the coding sequence TTGAGCCTGCTCGCCACCACCCTGGCCGTCGCCACGACGGCCCCGCAGATCAGCCAGCATGCGCCGGCCGCACCGAGCCTGTTCGGTGCGGTACTGGCCCTGCTGGCAGTGCTGGCCCTGGTCATCGGCCTGGGCTGGCTGCTCAAGCGCCTGCCCGGCAGCGGCTTCCGCCCGGCCGAGGGCATGAAGCTGGTGGCGAGCCTGAATGTCGGCGCCAAGGAACGCGTGGTGGTGGTCGAGGTCAATGGTCAGCAACTGCTGTTGGGCGTCACCGCCGGCGGCATCAACGCCCTGCACACCCTGCCCGAACCGCTGCCACCGCCTGCGCCGGTACGCGTACCCGACCTGAAGAACCTGCCGAATTTCGCCCAGCTGCTGCAACAGCGGCTGCGCAAGGACCCCTGA
- the fliM gene encoding flagellar motor switch protein FliM, translated as MNDLLSQDEIDALLHGVDSGAVETEPDAPSGEARSYDFASQDRIIRGRMPTLEMVHERFARLWRIGLFNLIRRSAELSVRGIELIKFNDYMHSLYVPTNLNLIRFKPLRGTGLIVFEPTLVFAIVDNFFGGDGRYPTRIEGREFTATEMRVIHLLLKQTFADLREAWAPVMDVEFEYINSEINPHFANIVTPREYVVVCRLHVELDGGGGDIHVTLPYSMLEPIRELLDAGIQSDRNDRDESWGRTLREQLNVAEVTLSSVLASKRMTLRDLTRLKVGDILPIDLSPQVPLCVENIPVFTGEFGVANGMNAVKITATHPPGTRPRVPVIQEDPQ; from the coding sequence ATGAATGACCTGCTGTCCCAGGATGAGATCGATGCCCTGTTGCATGGCGTGGACAGTGGCGCGGTCGAAACCGAGCCGGACGCCCCCAGTGGCGAAGCACGCTCCTACGATTTCGCCAGCCAGGACCGCATCATCCGCGGTCGCATGCCGACCCTGGAAATGGTCCACGAGCGCTTTGCGCGCCTGTGGCGGATCGGCCTGTTCAACCTGATCCGGCGTTCGGCCGAACTGTCCGTGCGCGGCATCGAGCTGATCAAGTTCAACGACTACATGCACTCGCTGTATGTGCCGACCAACCTGAACCTGATCCGCTTCAAGCCACTGCGCGGTACCGGCCTGATCGTGTTCGAACCGACCCTGGTGTTCGCCATCGTCGACAACTTCTTCGGCGGCGACGGGCGCTACCCGACGCGCATCGAAGGCCGCGAATTTACCGCCACCGAAATGCGGGTGATCCACCTGCTGCTGAAGCAGACCTTCGCCGACCTGCGTGAAGCGTGGGCACCGGTGATGGACGTGGAATTCGAGTACATCAACTCGGAGATCAACCCGCACTTCGCCAACATCGTGACGCCGCGCGAATACGTGGTGGTGTGCCGCCTGCATGTCGAACTCGACGGCGGTGGCGGTGACATCCACGTGACCCTGCCCTACTCGATGCTGGAGCCGATCCGCGAACTGCTCGACGCCGGCATCCAGAGCGACCGCAACGACCGCGACGAGAGCTGGGGCCGCACCCTGCGCGAGCAGCTCAACGTGGCCGAAGTGACCCTGTCCAGCGTATTGGCCAGCAAGCGCATGACCCTGCGCGACCTGACCCGGCTGAAGGTCGGCGACATCCTGCCGATCGACCTCAGCCCGCAGGTGCCGCTGTGCGTGGAGAACATCCCGGTGTTCACCGGTGAGTTCGGCGTCGCCAACGGCATGAACGCCGTAAAGATCACCGCTACCCATCCGCCGGGCACCCGTCCGCGCGTACCCGTCATCCAGGAAGACCCGCAATGA
- a CDS encoding FliI/YscN family ATPase, which yields MNTNTASQPSPPADWAVARNLRLANRLDGLKVDTAHGRGLIREGVLRRAVGLTLEAVGCEAPLGASCKVEVVDGGWVDAEVVGFAGERTYLMPSAELHGLLPNARVVPSARRGGVEVGEGLLGRVIDSDGVPLDGKGPIRAEGHVGMAGVSINPLAREPITQPLDVGVRAINALLPIGRGQRVGLFAGSGVGKSTLLGMMTRYTAADVIVVGLIGERGREVRDFVESTLGEEGLRRAVVVASPADRPPLARLHGAYRATAIAEWFRDQGLNVLLLMDSLTRFAQAQREIGLSVGEPPTTRGYPPSVFAKLPALVERAGNGAKGRGSITAFYTVLTEGDDPQDPIADAARAILDGHILLSRRVADSGLYPAIDVESSVSRVVTEIADEPWRLRIRKLKRLVSAYSANRDLIAIGAYQRGNDAATDEALERWPEIMEFLGQDVAKAADLPHSQAALQRLVEQENERLT from the coding sequence ATGAACACCAATACCGCTTCGCAGCCGTCGCCGCCGGCCGACTGGGCCGTTGCCCGCAACCTGCGCCTGGCCAACCGCCTCGACGGCCTGAAAGTCGACACCGCGCACGGTCGCGGGCTGATCCGCGAAGGCGTGCTGCGGCGGGCGGTCGGCCTGACCCTGGAAGCGGTCGGCTGCGAAGCGCCGCTCGGCGCCAGCTGCAAGGTGGAAGTGGTTGACGGCGGCTGGGTCGATGCCGAAGTGGTCGGCTTCGCCGGCGAACGCACCTACCTGATGCCCAGCGCCGAACTGCACGGGCTGCTGCCGAATGCGCGGGTGGTGCCCTCGGCGCGTCGTGGCGGCGTGGAAGTGGGCGAAGGCCTGCTCGGCCGTGTCATCGACAGCGATGGCGTACCGCTGGATGGCAAGGGCCCGATCCGCGCTGAAGGCCACGTCGGCATGGCCGGCGTTTCGATCAATCCGTTGGCGCGCGAACCGATCACCCAGCCGCTGGACGTGGGCGTGCGCGCGATCAACGCGCTGCTGCCGATCGGCCGCGGCCAGCGTGTGGGCCTGTTCGCCGGCTCCGGCGTCGGCAAATCGACGCTGCTGGGCATGATGACCCGCTACACCGCCGCCGACGTGATCGTGGTCGGCCTGATCGGTGAGCGTGGCCGCGAAGTGCGCGATTTCGTTGAAAGCACGCTGGGCGAGGAAGGCCTGCGCCGCGCGGTGGTAGTGGCCAGCCCGGCCGACCGGCCGCCGCTGGCCCGCCTGCATGGCGCCTACCGTGCCACGGCCATCGCCGAATGGTTCCGCGACCAGGGCCTGAACGTCCTGCTGCTGATGGATTCGCTGACCCGCTTCGCGCAGGCGCAGCGCGAGATCGGCCTGTCGGTGGGCGAGCCGCCCACCACGCGCGGCTATCCGCCATCGGTGTTCGCCAAGCTGCCGGCACTGGTGGAACGTGCAGGCAACGGCGCCAAGGGGCGCGGTTCGATCACCGCCTTCTACACCGTGCTGACCGAAGGCGACGATCCGCAGGATCCGATCGCCGATGCAGCGCGCGCGATTCTTGACGGCCACATCCTGCTCTCGCGCCGGGTGGCCGACAGCGGCCTGTACCCGGCCATCGACGTGGAATCGTCGGTCAGCCGCGTGGTCACGGAAATCGCCGACGAACCGTGGCGTCTGCGCATCCGCAAGCTGAAACGGCTGGTCTCGGCCTACTCGGCCAACCGCGACCTGATCGCCATCGGCGCCTATCAGCGCGGCAACGACGCGGCGACCGATGAAGCCCTTGAGCGCTGGCCGGAAATCATGGAATTCCTCGGCCAGGATGTGGCCAAGGCCGCAGATCTACCGCACAGCCAGGCGGCGTTGCAGCGCCTGGTGGAACAAGAGAACGAGAGGCTGACATGA
- a CDS encoding flagellar biosynthetic protein FliQ gives MSPELALTELRGGLITVLWVAGPLLLTVLVVGVVVGVVQAATQLNEPTIAFVAKAAALTAVLFALGSLLIGHLVEFTTLLFQRIPHLIG, from the coding sequence ATGTCTCCCGAACTTGCCTTGACCGAACTGCGTGGCGGCCTGATTACCGTGCTCTGGGTGGCCGGCCCGCTGCTGCTGACCGTACTGGTGGTCGGCGTGGTGGTGGGCGTGGTGCAGGCGGCGACGCAGCTCAACGAGCCGACCATCGCCTTCGTTGCCAAGGCCGCGGCCCTCACAGCGGTGCTGTTCGCACTGGGCAGCCTGCTGATCGGCCATCTGGTCGAATTCACCACGCTGCTGTTCCAGCGCATCCCGCACCTGATCGGCTAG
- the fliG gene encoding flagellar motor switch protein FliG: MTGVQRAAVLLLSLGELDAAEVLRHMEPKEVQKIGIAMATMSDITREQVERVMDQFSQELGSKTSLGVGSDDYIRNMLVQALGSEKAGNLIDRILLGRNTTGLDALKWMDPRAVADLVRNEHPQIIAIVMAHLETDQAADALKLLPERTRVDVLLRIATLDGIPPNALNELNEIMERQFAGNQNLKSSNIGGVQCAANILNFMDSGQDQAILGEIARIDAPLSGRIQDLMFVFDDLVDLDDREMQLVLREVSGERLGLALRGADIKVRDKITRNMSQRAAEILLEDMEARGPVRLSDVEVAQREILAIVKRMADEGTVTIGGSAEAML, encoded by the coding sequence GCTGTCGCTGGGTGAACTGGACGCGGCCGAAGTGCTGCGCCACATGGAGCCGAAGGAGGTGCAGAAGATCGGCATCGCCATGGCCACCATGTCCGACATCACCCGCGAACAGGTGGAACGGGTGATGGACCAGTTCAGCCAGGAACTGGGCTCGAAGACCTCGCTGGGCGTGGGCTCGGACGACTACATCCGCAACATGCTGGTGCAGGCGCTGGGCAGCGAGAAGGCCGGCAACCTGATCGACCGCATCCTGCTGGGCCGCAACACCACCGGCCTGGACGCACTGAAGTGGATGGACCCGCGTGCGGTGGCCGACCTGGTGCGCAACGAGCATCCGCAGATCATCGCCATCGTGATGGCGCACCTGGAAACCGACCAGGCTGCCGACGCGCTGAAGCTGCTGCCCGAGCGCACCCGCGTGGACGTGCTGCTGCGCATCGCCACCCTCGATGGCATTCCGCCCAATGCGCTGAACGAACTCAACGAGATCATGGAACGCCAGTTCGCCGGCAACCAGAACCTGAAGTCGTCCAACATCGGCGGCGTGCAGTGCGCGGCCAACATCCTCAACTTCATGGACAGCGGCCAGGACCAGGCGATCCTGGGCGAGATCGCGCGCATCGACGCCCCGCTGAGTGGCCGCATCCAGGACCTGATGTTCGTGTTCGACGACCTGGTGGACCTGGACGACCGCGAGATGCAGCTGGTGCTGCGCGAAGTGAGCGGCGAGCGACTGGGCCTGGCCCTGCGCGGCGCCGACATCAAGGTGCGCGACAAGATCACCCGCAACATGTCCCAGCGTGCAGCCGAGATCCTGCTGGAAGACATGGAAGCGCGCGGTCCGGTCCGCCTGTCCGACGTGGAAGTGGCGCAGCGCGAGATCCTCGCCATCGTCAAGCGCATGGCCGATGAGGGCACTGTCACCATCGGCGGCAGCGCGGAGGCGATGCTGTGA